In the genome of Labrus mixtus chromosome 21, fLabMix1.1, whole genome shotgun sequence, one region contains:
- the LOC132955725 gene encoding kelch repeat and BTB domain-containing protein 13, which yields MEVPEGLGVNQGVHAENSTPDPEHQAGMVRVKVEESWFTVEQALLVRNSSYFGALFRSGMTESHQDELHLKGGVCARGFLIALAVCRGEIPTLADPDELVEAVECAAFLQVERLVLHLCDIIDSDNCLLLYHAAYIFGVHALFHKAALFLCDAFEDLKEAAESTIPEELLQHSQSLSPSSFIAIGTHSPSMESLHDSFRVVCYLDEKAGEWKHLTNLPTLCSTSMAGVAVLDNRLYIVGGVYGYGKDTVDGSFCYDPDSGVWTALPGPQQPRYDFTLLGHEGQLYAIGGELKKRTISTAESYNVETGEWAFIQHAPRPVASAACAVARRRMFVCFWKPPDTTDIYEYIPVRNEWKLETTMVKPQSYGHCMASHKDNLYVMRNGPSDDFLRCLMECYNITTGQWTAMQGNYINSKGALFTAMIRGDSVFTVKHMLTLVYTITGDEWKPRRQMKGFPKSGSLWTCLLRLPKSGPVTPQLEAEGKEVVMPLPDTSEGFVEALLQL from the coding sequence ATGGAAGTGCCTGAAGGCCTGGGAGTTAACCAGGGTGTTCATGCTGAGAATTCGACCCCTGATCCGGAGCACCAGGCGGGCATGGTGAGAGTGAAAGTGGAGGAGAGCTGGTTCACTGTGGAGCAGGCCTTGCTAGTAAGAAACAGTAGCTACTTTGGTGCTCTCTTCCGCTCTGGGATGACTGAAAGCCACCAGGATGAGCTCCACCTTAAGGGGGGAGTTTGTGCAAGGGGTTTCCTCATCGCCCTTGCTGTCTGCAGGGGAGAGATTCCCACTCTAGCGGACCCGGATGAGCTTGTAGAGGCCGTAGAGTGCGCTGCTTTCTTGCAGGTGGAGCGTTTGGTGCTGCATCTTTGCGACATAATTGACTCTGATAACTGCCTATTGCTCTACCATGCGGCCTATATCTTTGGGGTGCATGCACTCTTTCACAAGGCTGCCCTTTTCCTTTGTGATGCTTTCGAAGATTTGAAGGAAGCAGCAGAGAGTACAATCCCCGAAGAACTTCTTCAGCATTCTCAATCATTATCCCCTTCCTCTTTTATCGCGATAGGCACACATTCTCCATCAATGGAATCGTTGCACGACTCCTTCAGAGTTGTTTGCTACCTTGATGAAAAAGCAGGAGAATGGAAGCATCTGACCAACCTCCCAACTCTGTGCAGCACCTCCATGGCTGGCGTGGCGGTTCTTGACAATAGATTGTATATTGTTGGGGGAGTTTATGGTTATGGTAAGGACACAGTGGATGGAAGCTTCTGCTACGACCCCGATTCAGGAGTATGGACAGCTCTCCCGGGACCTCAGCAACCAAGATATGACTTCACCTTGCTGGGGCACGAAGGGCAACTCTATGCCATTGGCGGGGAATTAAAAAAACGGACAATTTCCACAGCTGAGAGTTACAATGTTGAGACGGGAGAGTGGGCTTTCATTCAACATGCACCAAGACCGGTAGCTTCTGCAGCTTGTGCTGTTGCAAGACGGCGGATGTTTGTCTGCTTCTGGAAACCACCAGACACCACAGATATCTATGAATACATACCAGTGAGAAACGAGTGGAAACTCGAAACCACGATGGTCAAACCTCAAAGTTATGGCCACTGTATGGCTTCTCACAAGGACAATTTGTATGTGATGCGCAATGGGCCTTCTGATGACTTCCTGCGCTGCTTAATGGAATGCTACAACATTACGACTGGTCAGTGGACAGCCATGCAAGGAAACTATATCAACAGCAAGGGGGCGCTGTTCACAGCAATGATAAGGGGTGACTCTGTGTTCACAGTTAAGCACATGTTAACTCTGGTGTACACCATCACTGGAGATGAATGGAAGCCTCGCAGGCAGATGAAGGGATTTCCAAAGAGTGGTTCACTTTGGACGTGTTTACTCAGGCTTCCCAAGTCGGGACCAGTTACACCACAGCTGGAAGCAGAAGGGAAAGAAGTAGTAATGCCTTTGCCAGACACATCCGAGGGATTTGTGGAAGCTTTACTGCAACTGTGA